The Deinococcus aestuarii genome window below encodes:
- a CDS encoding sensor histidine kinase, producing the protein MNTFFANTLVTPLGELRPVMRLVGVCTFVAVTAHAVLALPAKPWRLTPEEVGPWALSLAGFLLVLVWATSRRVDRRGSPWSLGLIVAQTGLALTANHIFNGNSLLSGLLLVVAAQVGLRLALPLALGWVTVQTLGLGAVLLYHWPPLDAWPYTTGYLCFQLFAVGSAQLAVREVRARQRLAQVVAELRETRTLLNEASRNAERLHIARELHDLLGHHLTALNMNLEVTAHLVPDPAARLHLGRAQTVARQLLGDVREAVSSLRGTAQGDFQGEVARLARTTPALAVHLQFSDDFSAPGPLQAHVLLRCVQEVLTNTVRHAHARQVWLTFTRTPDHLDFQASDDGRGTRHLHSGCGLSGMRERLESVGGALRVEGRPGQGLALFVSVPLTLPVSGGAR; encoded by the coding sequence TCGCCCCGTCATGCGCCTGGTGGGCGTCTGCACGTTCGTGGCGGTCACCGCGCACGCCGTTCTGGCCCTTCCGGCCAAACCGTGGCGGCTCACCCCGGAAGAGGTGGGGCCGTGGGCGCTCTCGCTCGCCGGCTTTCTCCTGGTGCTGGTGTGGGCCACCAGCCGCCGGGTGGACCGCCGGGGCTCCCCTTGGTCGCTGGGGCTGATCGTGGCCCAGACGGGCCTGGCCCTGACCGCGAATCACATCTTCAACGGCAACAGCCTGCTGTCGGGGCTGCTGCTGGTGGTAGCGGCGCAGGTGGGGCTGAGGTTGGCGCTGCCCCTTGCGCTCGGGTGGGTGACGGTTCAGACCCTTGGGCTGGGCGCTGTGCTGCTCTACCACTGGCCGCCCCTCGACGCCTGGCCCTACACGACGGGGTACCTGTGCTTCCAACTGTTCGCCGTGGGCAGCGCGCAACTCGCCGTGCGGGAGGTCCGCGCGCGCCAGCGCCTCGCGCAGGTGGTCGCGGAGCTGCGCGAGACCCGGACCCTTCTGAACGAGGCCAGCCGCAACGCCGAGCGGCTGCATATCGCGCGCGAACTCCACGACCTGCTCGGTCACCACCTCACGGCCCTGAACATGAATCTGGAGGTCACGGCGCACCTCGTGCCCGATCCGGCGGCCCGGCTGCACCTGGGGCGCGCCCAGACGGTGGCCCGGCAACTCCTCGGGGACGTGCGCGAGGCCGTGAGTTCGCTGCGCGGCACGGCCCAGGGCGACTTCCAGGGCGAGGTTGCGCGGCTCGCCCGCACCACCCCGGCCCTTGCGGTTCACCTTCAATTCTCGGACGACTTCAGCGCCCCCGGACCTCTTCAGGCCCATGTGCTGCTCCGCTGCGTGCAGGAGGTGCTCACCAACACGGTGCGGCACGCCCACGCCAGGCAGGTCTGGCTGACTTTCACCCGCACCCCGGACCACCTGGACTTCCAGGCCAGCGATGACGGCCGTGGCACGCGGCACCTGCACAGCGGCTGCGGTCTGAGCGGAATGCGCGAGCGACTTGAAAGTGTGGGGGGTGCCCTGCGGGTGGAGGGCCGTCCGGGACAGGGGCTGGCGCTTTTCGTGTCTGTGCCGCTGACCCTGCCGGTGAGCGGGGGTGCCCGGTGA
- a CDS encoding response regulator — MIRVCIVEDQMLVRQGLHSMLSLAGDMVVVAEAEHGEQALHVIPQVQPDVVLLDYRMPRLDGLGVLRALGEAGHLPPTLILTTFDDDELVFAGVQAGARGYLLKDVPLTELLQAIRAVAGGGRWLQPALTERIRRGLEAATPPSEPGSEHRVALTCREHEVLRLIAGGFNNREIGGLLCTTEGTIKSYVSNILSKLGVRDRTRAVLRAVDLDLL, encoded by the coding sequence GTGATTCGCGTCTGCATCGTGGAGGACCAGATGCTCGTCCGCCAGGGCCTGCACAGCATGCTCAGCCTCGCCGGGGACATGGTGGTGGTGGCCGAGGCCGAGCACGGCGAACAGGCCCTCCACGTCATCCCACAGGTCCAGCCCGACGTGGTGCTGCTGGACTACCGGATGCCGCGGCTGGACGGCCTGGGCGTGCTGCGCGCCCTAGGTGAGGCAGGGCACCTGCCGCCCACCCTGATTCTGACGACCTTCGACGACGACGAGCTGGTCTTCGCGGGCGTGCAGGCGGGCGCACGCGGCTACCTGCTCAAGGACGTGCCCCTGACCGAGTTGCTCCAGGCGATCCGCGCCGTCGCGGGCGGCGGGCGATGGTTGCAACCGGCCCTCACCGAGCGCATCCGCCGGGGACTGGAGGCGGCCACCCCGCCGAGTGAGCCCGGCTCCGAACACCGGGTCGCCCTGACCTGCCGTGAACACGAGGTGCTGCGCCTGATCGCGGGCGGCTTCAACAACCGTGAGATCGGAGGCCTGCTGTGCACGACCGAGGGCACCATCAAGAGCTACGTCTCGAACATCCTCTCCAAACTCGGTGTGCGTGACCGCACCCGCGCCGTGCTGCGCGCCGTGGACCTCGACCTGCTCTAG
- a CDS encoding phospholipase A2 — protein MLQKRMFGVLLGSLVLASCNQATLPDSLAQTPVQATDVVRSDLAAFKQLQEQVQRGEVPNPVDSEGKAVDLPLLISQIEQDLANPLAEPVEGAFSALAVYSQATYTRLAADDKFTGNLSSYKRTYPRFNWSNDGCSVPHLPEKFRKMIVFHPACVQHDFGYRNARSYPNLMNENHREWVDGQFKQHMRAICSRRNIFLRPGCYADAQAFWLAVRWGGKDSFY, from the coding sequence ATGCTTCAGAAGAGGATGTTCGGGGTGCTGCTGGGAAGTCTCGTGCTCGCCTCCTGCAACCAGGCGACGCTGCCGGACAGCCTGGCACAGACCCCGGTGCAGGCGACCGACGTGGTGCGAAGTGACCTGGCGGCCTTCAAGCAGTTGCAAGAACAGGTCCAGCGGGGTGAGGTGCCCAACCCCGTGGACAGCGAGGGCAAGGCGGTCGACCTGCCCCTGCTGATCTCCCAAATCGAGCAGGACCTCGCCAACCCCCTCGCCGAGCCGGTGGAGGGCGCGTTCTCGGCGCTGGCCGTCTACAGCCAGGCGACCTATACGCGCCTGGCCGCCGACGACAAGTTCACCGGCAACCTGTCTTCCTACAAGCGCACCTACCCGCGCTTCAACTGGAGTAACGACGGGTGCAGCGTTCCCCATCTGCCCGAGAAGTTCCGCAAGATGATCGTCTTTCACCCGGCCTGTGTCCAGCACGACTTCGGCTACCGCAACGCCCGCTCCTACCCCAATCTGATGAACGAGAACCACCGCGAGTGGGTGGACGGGCAGTTCAAACAGCATATGCGGGCCATCTGTAGCCGCCGCAACATCTTCCTCCGGCCTGGCTGCTACGCGGACGCGCAAGCCTTCTGGCTCGCCGTGCGCTGGGGCGGTAAGGATTCGTTCTACTGA
- a CDS encoding DUF790 family protein, whose protein sequence is MLPTELLMFRVKGGVVEPKRLRATPGNLGLAEILIRTFEANVGKRRADLDEELRALEAGRPDFKVLRGLAHLLVNGSSTFEAGGHVEPSLVREKVFELAQAHPPSRRRRELVLEQVAASLSGDVKLSAQDVAASLYADLPSEQTLVAFDPPEPLALIQRFDLAQAQGMLYRAYSVIVTARPNEPARYKQLLKYTRFFGLMLTVEGDPTFGFTLTLDGPTSLFGSTTRYGLAMAKFLPALLHVTKWDLTATLKPRRDLAWVDLTDEEWQFGVTSEDNYVSHYPPPQEHDSALESGFAGRFKKLETPWRLEREVDLVPVPGGVILPDFRLSHEDGRSVLVEVVGYWRPEYLRKKFDLLRKSGRKDVIVCVSERLNLERAGVDPSDFDERLVWFKGVLNPKEVLALAERLTAFPGPP, encoded by the coding sequence ATGCTCCCCACTGAGCTGCTGATGTTCCGCGTCAAGGGCGGGGTGGTCGAGCCCAAACGCCTGCGGGCCACGCCGGGGAACCTCGGACTCGCCGAGATCTTGATCCGCACCTTCGAGGCCAACGTGGGCAAACGCCGGGCGGACCTCGACGAGGAGCTGCGGGCGCTGGAGGCCGGGCGGCCCGACTTCAAGGTGCTGCGGGGGCTCGCCCACCTGCTCGTGAACGGGTCGAGCACTTTCGAGGCCGGGGGTCACGTCGAGCCGTCCCTCGTCCGCGAGAAGGTTTTCGAGCTGGCCCAGGCGCATCCGCCTAGCCGCAGGCGGCGTGAGCTGGTGCTGGAACAGGTGGCGGCCTCTCTGTCCGGCGACGTGAAGCTCTCGGCCCAGGACGTGGCCGCTTCTCTGTATGCCGATCTGCCGAGCGAGCAGACCCTGGTGGCCTTCGATCCGCCCGAACCGCTCGCCCTGATCCAGCGCTTCGACCTCGCCCAGGCCCAGGGGATGCTCTACCGGGCCTACAGCGTCATCGTGACCGCCCGGCCCAACGAACCCGCCCGGTACAAGCAACTGTTGAAGTACACGCGGTTTTTCGGCCTCATGCTCACCGTGGAAGGTGATCCCACCTTTGGCTTCACCCTGACTTTGGATGGCCCAACGTCGTTATTCGGCAGCACCACCCGCTACGGGCTGGCGATGGCGAAATTTCTGCCTGCCCTCCTGCACGTCACCAAGTGGGACCTGACGGCCACCCTCAAGCCCCGGCGGGACCTGGCCTGGGTGGACCTTACGGATGAGGAGTGGCAGTTCGGGGTGACCAGCGAGGATAACTACGTGAGCCACTATCCGCCTCCGCAAGAGCACGACAGCGCCCTGGAGAGCGGATTCGCGGGACGGTTCAAGAAGCTGGAGACGCCCTGGCGCCTGGAGCGGGAGGTGGACCTGGTGCCGGTGCCGGGGGGCGTGATCTTGCCGGACTTCCGGCTGTCCCATGAGGACGGGCGCAGCGTGCTGGTCGAGGTCGTCGGGTACTGGCGCCCGGAGTACCTGCGCAAGAAGTTCGACCTGCTGCGGAAATCGGGTCGCAAGGACGTCATCGTCTGCGTCTCGGAGCGGCTGAATCTGGAGCGGGCAGGCGTGGACCCCTCGGATTTCGACGAGCGGCTGGTGTGGTTCAAGGGCGTGCTGAACCCCAAGGAGGTGCTGGCCCTGGCCGAGCGGCTGACGGCGTTCCCCGGGCCCCCCTGA
- a CDS encoding DEAD/DEAH box helicase family protein produces MPPLLRLDRGTLVMWEVPGPVSGFFTWDARSQSYRAPGQAYRDVMETLGREGVSVRDEAAAFSKLDLSYTRDIEPYRHQQEALAAWKRAGRRGVVMLPTGAGKTLVAQLALRDTPRSALITVPTLDLLHQWYAGLLAAFPDASVGVLGGGSKDDAPLLVSTYDSAAIYAEELAGRFAFLICDEVHHLPAAFTRVIAEMSLAPYRLGLSATLKRSDGREADLDRLIGPVVYSAQPEDLAGQSLSEYREVIIRVRLSAGEQQRYDECIRLRNDFLRRSNIRLGSLDGWRQFIMSSGTPQGRVAMLAHREARSLAYGTEGKLRVLEEILANHPHERTLIFTDDNAAVYRISREFLIPVITHQTPIKERHKLLGRFRDGTYRILATSRVLNEGVDVPEAAVAVVLSGTATEREYIQRLGRILRKVDGKQATLYEVITEGTSEERVSQQRRGQWQPGSKQESPVWEDLNAPH; encoded by the coding sequence ATGCCGCCCCTCCTGAGACTCGACCGGGGCACCCTCGTGATGTGGGAGGTGCCCGGGCCCGTGTCGGGCTTCTTCACCTGGGATGCCCGTAGCCAGTCCTACCGCGCGCCGGGGCAGGCGTACCGCGACGTGATGGAGACGCTGGGCCGGGAGGGCGTGTCGGTTCGGGACGAGGCGGCGGCTTTCTCCAAGCTCGACCTCAGTTACACCCGCGACATTGAGCCCTACCGCCACCAGCAAGAAGCCCTTGCCGCGTGGAAGCGGGCCGGGCGCCGGGGCGTGGTGATGCTGCCCACGGGTGCTGGGAAAACGCTGGTTGCGCAACTGGCCTTGAGAGACACCCCCCGCAGTGCCCTGATCACGGTGCCCACCCTCGATCTGCTGCATCAGTGGTACGCCGGGCTGCTCGCCGCCTTTCCTGACGCGAGCGTGGGCGTGCTGGGAGGCGGCAGCAAGGACGACGCGCCCCTGCTGGTCAGTACCTACGACTCGGCGGCCATCTATGCAGAGGAGCTGGCCGGACGGTTCGCGTTCCTGATCTGCGACGAGGTGCATCACCTCCCCGCCGCCTTCACCCGGGTCATCGCGGAGATGAGTCTCGCCCCCTACCGCCTGGGCCTCTCGGCGACCCTCAAGCGCAGTGACGGACGGGAAGCCGACCTCGACCGGCTGATCGGCCCGGTCGTGTACTCGGCCCAGCCCGAAGACCTCGCGGGGCAGAGCCTGTCCGAGTACCGCGAGGTCATCATCCGCGTGCGCCTCAGCGCGGGCGAGCAGCAGCGGTACGACGAGTGCATCCGGCTGAGGAACGACTTCCTGAGACGCTCGAACATCCGCCTGGGCAGCCTCGACGGCTGGCGGCAATTCATCATGTCGAGCGGGACTCCCCAGGGCCGGGTCGCCATGCTCGCCCACCGGGAGGCACGCAGCCTCGCTTACGGAACGGAAGGGAAACTCCGCGTGCTGGAGGAGATTCTGGCGAACCACCCGCATGAGCGGACGTTGATCTTTACGGACGACAACGCGGCGGTCTACCGCATCAGCCGGGAGTTTCTGATTCCCGTGATCACGCACCAGACACCCATCAAGGAACGTCACAAGCTGCTGGGGCGCTTCCGGGACGGCACCTACCGCATCCTGGCGACCAGTCGGGTGCTGAATGAGGGGGTGGACGTTCCCGAGGCGGCGGTGGCCGTCGTGCTCTCGGGGACAGCGACCGAGCGTGAGTACATCCAGCGGCTCGGGCGAATCTTGCGGAAGGTGGACGGGAAGCAGGCGACCCTGTACGAGGTCATCACCGAGGGCACGAGTGAGGAGCGGGTTAGTCAGCAACGCCGGGGCCAGTGGCAGCCGGGTTCAAAGCAGGAGAGCCCGGTCTGGGAGGACCTGAATGCTCCCCACTGA